A stretch of the Equus caballus isolate H_3958 breed thoroughbred chromosome X, TB-T2T, whole genome shotgun sequence genome encodes the following:
- the LOC138921981 gene encoding uncharacterized protein isoform X1, with amino-acid sequence MVGLGEESGEGTVVRFGYQLPIRKQAGFWPKERGGGKCPGNLQAHVKARATCKPRKRSECKRPPRQVLYCSCHTTATPSTILIQKMVGNRECWGGGRDPCVGASFLLRRMWACRVEGYEREGKDGLFSKEISCHDNTPAGQKMSFRGIFMSPDQCSRLWQPDGCWSSWILAGMSLQQAPDPPRLMAGLSLTYLPGGQGLSPSQV; translated from the exons ATGGTGGGCTTGGGGGAGGAAtctggggaggggacagtggtCAGGTTTGGGTACCAGCTCCCTATTCGAAAGCAGGCTGGCTTCTGGcccaaggaaagaggaggaggaaaatgcCCGGGTAACCTGCAAGCGCATGTGAAGGCAAGAGCCACCTGCAAACCACGGAAAAGAAGCGAATGTAAGCGACCCCCGCGGCAGGTCCTGTACTGCAGTTGTCACACCACAGCCACGCCCTCTACCATTTTGATTCAGAAAATGGTGGGCAATAGAGAATGCTGGGGAGGTGGGCGGGACCCCTGCGTGGGTGCCAGCTTCCTATTGCGGAGGATGTGGGCGTGTCGAGTGGAAGGTTACGAAAGAGAG gGAAAAGATGGtcttttttcaaaggaaatttccTGCCATGATAACACACCAGCAGGTCAGAAG atGTCATTTCGGGGGATCTTCATGTCTCCAGACCAGTGTTCAAGATTATGGCAGCCTGATGGGTGCTGGTCGAGCTGGATTCTGGCTGGAATGAG CCTGCAGCAGGCACCAGACCCTCCTAGGCTGATGGCTGGGCTGTCCTTGACATACTTACCTGGAGGACAGGGACTGTCCCCATCACAG gtgtga
- the LOC138921981 gene encoding uncharacterized protein isoform X2 produces the protein MVGLGEESGEGTVVRFGYQLPIRKQAGFWPKERGGGKCPGNLQAHVKARATCKPRKRSECKRPPRQVLYCSCHTTATPSTILIQKMVGNRECWGGGRDPCVGASFLLRRMWACRVEGYEREMSFRGIFMSPDQCSRLWQPDGCWSSWILAGMSLQQAPDPPRLMAGLSLTYLPGGQGLSPSQV, from the exons ATGGTGGGCTTGGGGGAGGAAtctggggaggggacagtggtCAGGTTTGGGTACCAGCTCCCTATTCGAAAGCAGGCTGGCTTCTGGcccaaggaaagaggaggaggaaaatgcCCGGGTAACCTGCAAGCGCATGTGAAGGCAAGAGCCACCTGCAAACCACGGAAAAGAAGCGAATGTAAGCGACCCCCGCGGCAGGTCCTGTACTGCAGTTGTCACACCACAGCCACGCCCTCTACCATTTTGATTCAGAAAATGGTGGGCAATAGAGAATGCTGGGGAGGTGGGCGGGACCCCTGCGTGGGTGCCAGCTTCCTATTGCGGAGGATGTGGGCGTGTCGAGTGGAAGGTTACGAAAGAGAG atGTCATTTCGGGGGATCTTCATGTCTCCAGACCAGTGTTCAAGATTATGGCAGCCTGATGGGTGCTGGTCGAGCTGGATTCTGGCTGGAATGAG CCTGCAGCAGGCACCAGACCCTCCTAGGCTGATGGCTGGGCTGTCCTTGACATACTTACCTGGAGGACAGGGACTGTCCCCATCACAG gtgtga